One region of Peribacillus simplex genomic DNA includes:
- the citZ gene encoding citrate synthase — protein MTATKGLEGVVATTSSVSSIIDDTLTYSGYDIDDLAVNATFEEVIYLLWHGALPNKSQLKELTKQLAENAAIPAEVVNHFKTYPIDKVHPMGALRTAVSLLGLYDEEADVMNEDANYRKAIRIQAKIPTLVTTFARIRQGKEAVAPRTDLSFAANFLYMLSGNEPTAIEEEAFNKALVLHADHELNASTFTARVCVATLSDIYSGVTSAIGALKGPLHGGANEQVMKMLTEIGSVDNVEPYINEKLANKEKIMGFGHRVYRKGDPRAKHLKEMSQKLTELTGQPQYYDMSIKINEIVTGQKNLPPNVDFYSASVYHSLGIEHDLFTPIFAVSRASGWIAHILEQYSNNRLIRPRAEYVGPGMQKYVPIEER, from the coding sequence ATGACAGCAACAAAAGGTCTTGAAGGTGTGGTAGCAACAACTTCATCAGTAAGCTCCATTATCGATGACACATTAACGTATTCAGGTTATGACATCGACGATTTGGCTGTAAATGCAACATTCGAGGAAGTAATCTATCTTTTATGGCACGGAGCTCTTCCAAACAAAAGCCAACTAAAGGAATTAACTAAACAACTTGCTGAAAATGCTGCAATTCCGGCAGAAGTGGTTAATCATTTCAAAACATACCCAATTGATAAAGTACATCCAATGGGAGCTCTTCGCACAGCTGTATCTCTTCTTGGTCTTTATGATGAAGAAGCGGATGTAATGAATGAAGACGCTAACTATCGTAAAGCAATCCGCATCCAAGCAAAAATCCCTACATTGGTAACAACTTTCGCTCGTATCCGTCAAGGAAAAGAAGCGGTTGCACCACGTACAGATTTAAGCTTTGCTGCTAACTTCTTATATATGTTAAGCGGTAATGAACCAACGGCAATCGAGGAAGAGGCATTCAACAAAGCATTGGTCCTTCATGCTGACCATGAATTGAACGCTTCTACATTCACTGCACGCGTTTGTGTGGCTACATTATCCGATATCTATTCTGGCGTAACTTCTGCCATCGGCGCTTTAAAAGGCCCACTACACGGCGGAGCTAACGAACAAGTCATGAAAATGCTTACTGAAATTGGTTCAGTTGATAACGTTGAGCCATATATCAACGAAAAATTAGCCAATAAAGAAAAAATCATGGGCTTTGGCCACCGTGTGTACCGTAAAGGTGATCCACGTGCTAAACACCTTAAAGAAATGTCCCAAAAACTTACTGAACTTACTGGACAACCGCAATATTATGATATGTCCATTAAAATTAATGAAATCGTAACTGGTCAAAAAAATCTTCCGCCAAACGTAGATTTCTATTCTGCTTCCGTATACCATAGTTTAGGTATCGAGCATGACCTATTTACACCAATCTTTGCAGTAAGCCGTGCTTCAGGCTGGATCGCTCATATCCTTGAGCAATATTCAAACAACCGCCTGATCCGTCCGCGTGCAGAGTATGTTGGACCAGGTATGCAAAAATATGTACCGATTGAAGAACGCTAA
- a CDS encoding DUF441 domain-containing protein, whose amino-acid sequence MINGPIVFLILLAAIGWFGKNMSLIMAAGFLLSMKLIGLDAKVFPYLEAKGINLGVTIITISVLIPIANGAIGFKELGDAIKSPYAWIALGSGIAVALIAKNGITLLSHDPHITTALVFGTILAVALFKGVAVGPLIGAGIAYLCMQIFNFFK is encoded by the coding sequence ATGATCAACGGTCCTATCGTATTTTTAATTTTACTTGCAGCAATCGGTTGGTTTGGGAAAAATATGTCACTGATCATGGCTGCGGGTTTTCTTTTAAGCATGAAACTGATTGGCCTTGACGCTAAAGTGTTTCCATATTTAGAAGCGAAAGGAATCAACTTGGGCGTTACTATCATCACGATTTCCGTACTCATCCCAATAGCGAATGGGGCGATTGGTTTCAAGGAACTTGGGGACGCCATTAAATCCCCTTATGCCTGGATTGCGCTTGGATCCGGAATAGCGGTTGCACTCATAGCGAAAAATGGGATTACACTCCTGTCACATGATCCGCATATTACTACGGCTCTTGTTTTTGGGACGATTCTTGCTGTCGCATTATTCAAAGGTGTAGCTGTCGGTCCGTTAATCGGGGCAGGAATTGCTTATTTATGCATGCAGATCTTTAATTTTTTTAAATGA
- the ytvI gene encoding sporulation integral membrane protein YtvI: MNPVYIYRFIRSLLVVGGIILGGIALFYLSKYTYPFIIAMIIAFLMNPLVTFFEKKGRLPRGLAVFISLLLIFLLFAGLITLLVTEIISGTNYLAGVIPQHIETIVDFIETYITSTVIPLYNQIAAMFNNLDIEQQDTVLKNIQNIGESITTGVSGFIQAFLKNIPTIIGWFPTTATALLFTLLGTFFISKDWDTFGLVTGKVLPDKIFSGAKRLFRDLKRALFGFIRAQFTLVSLTTVTILIGFLILRVNYSITIALICGLVDIIPYLGTGTIFIPWIIFEFIAGNTSLAIGLSVLYIIVVVQRQLIEPKVLSSSIGLDPLATLIALFIGFKLIGFLGLIAGPVVLVIFNTLQRANVFKAIWSFIIGQDTKRTT, from the coding sequence TTGAATCCAGTATATATATATCGTTTCATTCGTTCTTTACTGGTCGTCGGAGGAATAATTTTAGGTGGAATTGCCTTGTTTTATTTATCTAAGTATACATATCCATTCATTATTGCCATGATAATCGCTTTCTTGATGAACCCCCTGGTCACTTTTTTCGAAAAGAAAGGAAGACTGCCAAGGGGATTGGCTGTATTCATTTCCCTTTTGCTCATTTTCCTTTTATTTGCGGGTCTAATCACCTTACTGGTCACCGAGATCATTTCAGGGACAAATTACCTTGCCGGAGTCATACCACAACACATTGAAACGATCGTGGACTTTATAGAAACATACATCACTTCAACCGTCATCCCTTTATATAATCAAATAGCTGCCATGTTCAATAATTTGGATATCGAACAGCAAGACACAGTCCTCAAGAATATCCAAAATATCGGTGAATCCATCACTACCGGAGTAAGCGGCTTCATTCAAGCGTTCTTGAAGAACATTCCCACAATTATCGGATGGTTTCCAACTACGGCAACAGCACTCCTTTTTACCCTACTGGGCACTTTCTTCATCAGTAAAGATTGGGATACCTTTGGCCTTGTGACAGGAAAAGTGTTGCCTGATAAGATTTTTTCGGGTGCCAAGCGTTTATTCAGGGACTTAAAACGGGCTTTATTTGGTTTTATCCGTGCACAATTCACTCTTGTTTCATTGACGACTGTCACGATTTTAATCGGCTTTCTCATCTTAAGGGTGAATTATTCAATTACCATTGCCCTGATATGCGGACTGGTCGATATCATTCCCTATTTAGGGACAGGGACGATTTTCATTCCTTGGATCATCTTTGAATTCATTGCCGGAAATACAAGTCTTGCAATCGGTTTGTCCGTCCTGTACATAATCGTTGTTGTCCAGCGCCAGTTAATAGAGCCAAAAGTTCTTTCTTCCAGTATTGGTTTGGATCCGCTCGCCACTCTCATCGCCTTGTTCATCGGCTTCAAATTGATCGGTTTCCTTGGGCTGATTGCAGGACCTGTCGTACTTGTCATATTCAATACACTTCAGCGTGCCAATGTCTTTAAGGCCATATGGTCTTTCATCATCGGGCAAGATACAAAGAGAACCACATAA
- the aceA gene encoding isocitrate lyase yields MMNERAQQLQQNWENDSRWTGIKRPYTADEVIKLRGSIDIEQTLARRGSEKLWNLLNTEDFINALGALTGNQAMQQVKAGLKAIYLSGWQVAADANIAGQMYPDQSLYPANSVPQVVKRINQTLQRADQISFAEGKEDIDWFAPIVADAEAGFGGSLNVFELMKGMIEAGAAGVHFEDQLSSEKKCGHLGGKVLLPTQTAVRNLVSARLAADVMGTPTILIARTDADAADLITDDIDPVDAPFITGERTPEGFYRTNAGLDQAIARGLAYAPYADLIWCETSEPNLADARRFAEAIHAEFPGKLLAYNCSPSFNWKAKLSDEEIASYQVELGKLGYKFQFVTLAGFHSLNHSMFNLALGYKDRGMAAYSELQQAEFASEPDGYTATRHQREVGTGYFDEVAQVVSGGTSSTTALAGSTETEQFETSK; encoded by the coding sequence ATGATGAATGAAAGAGCGCAACAATTACAACAAAACTGGGAAAATGACTCACGGTGGACTGGGATTAAACGTCCTTATACGGCGGACGAAGTTATTAAATTAAGAGGTTCCATCGATATTGAACAAACACTGGCACGCCGTGGTTCTGAGAAACTATGGAATCTATTAAATACAGAGGATTTCATCAATGCATTAGGAGCATTGACTGGTAACCAAGCAATGCAACAGGTGAAAGCTGGTTTAAAAGCAATCTACCTAAGCGGCTGGCAAGTTGCGGCAGATGCTAACATCGCAGGGCAAATGTACCCTGACCAAAGTTTATATCCAGCCAACTCCGTGCCGCAAGTGGTTAAACGCATTAATCAGACACTTCAGCGTGCAGACCAAATCAGCTTTGCTGAAGGAAAAGAGGATATCGATTGGTTCGCTCCGATCGTAGCGGATGCTGAAGCCGGCTTTGGCGGTTCCCTTAACGTCTTCGAATTAATGAAAGGCATGATCGAAGCTGGAGCGGCAGGCGTTCACTTTGAAGACCAGCTTTCTTCAGAGAAAAAATGTGGTCACCTAGGCGGTAAAGTTCTTCTGCCAACCCAAACGGCAGTACGTAATTTGGTTTCCGCCCGATTGGCAGCCGACGTAATGGGGACACCGACTATCTTAATTGCCCGTACGGATGCTGATGCTGCAGACTTGATCACCGATGATATCGATCCGGTCGATGCACCTTTCATCACTGGCGAAAGGACTCCGGAAGGGTTCTACCGGACCAACGCGGGTCTTGATCAAGCAATTGCACGCGGCCTTGCTTATGCACCGTATGCCGACCTTATCTGGTGTGAGACTTCTGAACCTAATCTAGCGGATGCTCGCCGCTTTGCCGAAGCGATCCATGCAGAGTTCCCGGGTAAGCTCCTTGCTTACAATTGCTCCCCATCATTTAACTGGAAAGCTAAATTAAGTGATGAAGAAATTGCCAGCTACCAAGTTGAATTGGGTAAATTGGGTTATAAGTTCCAATTCGTTACCCTTGCTGGCTTCCACTCATTGAATCATAGCATGTTCAATCTTGCTCTTGGTTATAAAGACCGCGGTATGGCTGCATACTCAGAACTTCAACAAGCAGAGTTCGCCAGTGAACCCGACGGCTATACAGCAACACGCCATCAACGTGAAGTAGGAACTGGTTATTTTGATGAAGTGGCACAAGTCGTTTCTGGTGGAACATCATCCACAACAGCACTTGCAGGTTCTACTGAAACAGAACAATTCGAGACGTCAAAATAA
- the aceB gene encoding malate synthase A: protein MITEAKGLQITGNIKPGYEQILTTEALQFIERIERHFSERRKELLKRRKSVQEELNQGKLPDFLEETKHIRESDWTIAPLPNDLQDRRVEITGPVDRKMIINAMNSGANVFMADFEDANSPTWENCVDGQLNLRDAIRGTISFKNPNGKVYELNEKRAVLKVRPRGWHLEEKHVLLDGQPISASIFDFGLYFYHNAKALVEKQSGPYFYLPKMESHLEARLWNEIFVYAQNDLRIPQGTIKATVLIETILAAFEMDEILYELKEHSAGLNCGRWDYIFSFLKKFRHSDDVIFPDRLQVTMTVPNMRAYSLLAIKTCHTRNAPAIGGMAAQIPVKNDPIKNDEAFAKVRADKEREARDGHDGTWVAHPGMVSIAKEVFDLLVPKPNQIFRKREDVLVTAQELLAVPEGTITEAGLRTNINVGIQYIASWLSGRGAAPINNLMEDAATAEISRAQVWQWIRHRKGILEDGRKITEELFHQIKEEEVEVIKSEVGEEAFKSGKFEESTKLFEELIEADDFADFLTNPAYEQLS, encoded by the coding sequence ATGATTACGGAAGCAAAAGGCTTACAAATTACGGGCAACATTAAGCCAGGATATGAACAAATACTTACAACGGAGGCTCTTCAATTCATCGAAAGAATTGAGCGGCATTTCAGTGAAAGAAGGAAGGAACTTCTGAAACGGCGCAAAAGCGTACAGGAAGAGCTGAATCAAGGCAAGTTGCCTGATTTCCTTGAAGAAACGAAGCATATTCGTGAAAGTGATTGGACGATTGCGCCACTCCCGAATGACTTGCAGGACCGAAGGGTTGAAATAACTGGACCAGTTGATCGTAAGATGATCATTAATGCAATGAACTCAGGTGCCAATGTATTCATGGCTGATTTTGAAGACGCCAACTCACCCACTTGGGAGAATTGCGTGGATGGTCAATTGAATTTGCGTGATGCAATCCGCGGAACCATTTCATTTAAAAATCCAAATGGCAAAGTGTATGAATTGAATGAAAAAAGGGCTGTCCTAAAGGTAAGGCCACGCGGCTGGCATTTGGAGGAAAAACATGTCCTTTTGGATGGACAGCCAATATCAGCCAGCATTTTTGACTTTGGACTGTACTTTTACCACAACGCAAAAGCATTGGTCGAAAAACAAAGCGGTCCATACTTCTACTTACCAAAAATGGAAAGCCACCTAGAAGCAAGATTATGGAATGAAATATTCGTATATGCACAGAACGATTTAAGAATACCGCAAGGAACCATTAAGGCAACGGTCTTGATTGAAACGATACTTGCCGCATTCGAAATGGATGAAATTCTGTACGAGCTTAAAGAACATTCTGCAGGCCTGAACTGCGGCCGCTGGGATTATATCTTCAGTTTCCTGAAAAAATTCCGTCACTCGGATGATGTTATTTTTCCTGACCGGCTGCAGGTGACGATGACCGTTCCGAACATGAGAGCGTATTCCTTATTGGCAATCAAAACATGCCACACTCGTAATGCTCCGGCAATTGGCGGGATGGCAGCGCAAATTCCAGTTAAAAATGACCCGATTAAGAATGATGAGGCTTTTGCGAAAGTCCGGGCAGATAAAGAACGCGAAGCAAGAGACGGCCATGATGGAACATGGGTTGCCCATCCAGGTATGGTAAGCATCGCAAAAGAGGTTTTTGACCTGCTTGTTCCAAAGCCGAATCAAATTTTCCGAAAACGAGAAGATGTCCTTGTAACAGCGCAAGAGTTGCTGGCTGTGCCCGAAGGAACGATCACAGAGGCAGGATTAAGGACGAACATTAACGTCGGCATCCAATATATTGCCTCTTGGTTAAGCGGCAGGGGGGCGGCGCCCATTAATAACTTAATGGAAGATGCAGCAACGGCTGAAATTTCAAGAGCACAAGTCTGGCAATGGATCCGGCATCGAAAAGGCATCCTCGAAGATGGCAGGAAAATAACCGAAGAATTATTCCATCAGATTAAAGAGGAAGAAGTGGAGGTCATTAAATCGGAAGTAGGGGAAGAAGCTTTCAAGTCAGGAAAGTTTGAAGAGTCTACTAAACTATTCGAAGAATTGATTGAAGCGGATGACTTTGCAGATTTCTTAACCAATCCGGCATATGAACAATTATCTTAA
- a CDS encoding FxsA family protein, translating to MKYFLLFIIAMPVIEIIVLLLSGNLIGFWPTLFLIVATGLIGAYLAKRQGMETWKRAQEQIRYGMMPGNEIIDGICIFIGAALLLSPGLISDIMGLLLVFPPTRNLLKPIVIRFIMNRMNKGKVTIIRHK from the coding sequence ATGAAATATTTTTTATTGTTTATCATTGCGATGCCGGTCATTGAAATCATTGTCCTATTGCTGTCAGGCAATTTGATTGGTTTTTGGCCAACGCTGTTTCTGATTGTAGCCACTGGTTTGATCGGAGCCTATTTGGCTAAACGGCAAGGGATGGAAACATGGAAAAGGGCACAGGAACAGATTCGTTACGGAATGATGCCAGGAAATGAAATCATTGATGGAATCTGTATCTTTATTGGAGCAGCACTGTTGCTGTCCCCTGGGCTCATTTCGGATATCATGGGATTGCTCCTTGTATTTCCGCCAACCCGGAATCTCCTCAAACCGATTGTTATCCGGTTTATCATGAACAGGATGAATAAAGGGAAAGTCACCATCATTCGGCATAAATAA
- the pyk gene encoding pyruvate kinase, with the protein MRKTKIVCTIGPASESIEKLVQLIEAGMNVARLNFSHGNHEEHAARIRNIREAGEKAGKQVAILLDTKGPEIRTNNMENDSIELVAGNDVIISMNEVLGTPEKFSITYEGLLHDVHPGSKILLDDGLIGLEVLKIDEVRKEISTKILNSGTLKNKKGVNVPGVSVNLPGITEKDEQDILFGIEQGIDFVAASFVRRASDVLEVRELLQQNGAEHIQIIPKIENQEGVDRLDEILEVSDGLMVARGDLGVEIPAEEVPLVQKQMIKKCNNAGKPVITATQMLDSMQRNPRPTRAEASDVANAIFDGTDAIMLSGETAAGTYPVEAVQTMHNIASRAETALDYRDILSVRSKVNRHNVTDAIGQSVAHTALNLNAGAIITPTESGHTARMISKYRPKAPIIAVTSNDHVSRRLALAWGVYPQIGPEATTTDEMLQTAIDESLHSGLVSHGDLVVITAGVPVGETGTTNLMKIHVLGEVLLKAQGIGRKSAKGEVVVAKNAKEALEKVTEGSVLVTIGSDRDMMPAIEKCAALITEEGGLTSHAAVVGVTLGIPVIVGAENATKVFTDGQRITVDAGRGVIYDGHANVL; encoded by the coding sequence ATGCGAAAAACCAAGATTGTTTGTACGATTGGCCCCGCAAGTGAAAGTATAGAAAAGCTGGTTCAATTAATAGAAGCGGGGATGAATGTAGCTCGGCTTAACTTTTCACATGGAAATCATGAAGAACATGCCGCTAGAATCCGCAATATCAGGGAAGCGGGTGAAAAAGCGGGTAAACAGGTTGCTATCCTGCTGGATACAAAAGGACCTGAAATACGGACAAATAATATGGAGAATGACTCCATAGAGCTGGTAGCCGGCAATGATGTCATTATTTCCATGAATGAAGTCCTGGGAACACCTGAAAAATTCTCCATTACCTATGAAGGGCTTCTGCATGATGTCCACCCAGGATCTAAAATCCTTTTGGATGATGGATTGATCGGTCTTGAAGTGTTGAAAATAGATGAGGTAAGAAAAGAAATCAGTACCAAAATATTGAATAGCGGTACACTTAAGAACAAAAAAGGCGTGAATGTTCCAGGTGTTTCGGTTAACCTGCCTGGCATAACGGAGAAAGATGAACAGGATATCCTTTTTGGAATCGAACAAGGTATCGACTTTGTTGCTGCCTCATTTGTACGCAGGGCTTCTGATGTACTTGAAGTGCGTGAATTATTGCAGCAGAATGGAGCGGAGCATATTCAAATCATCCCTAAAATTGAAAATCAAGAGGGTGTAGACCGGCTTGATGAAATCTTGGAAGTTTCAGATGGTTTGATGGTAGCCCGTGGCGACCTGGGAGTGGAAATTCCTGCAGAAGAAGTGCCATTAGTCCAAAAACAAATGATCAAAAAATGTAACAATGCCGGGAAACCGGTCATAACGGCTACACAAATGCTCGATTCGATGCAGCGTAACCCAAGGCCGACCCGTGCAGAAGCAAGTGACGTAGCCAATGCCATATTTGATGGAACGGATGCCATCATGCTTTCTGGTGAAACGGCTGCTGGAACCTACCCTGTCGAGGCTGTTCAAACGATGCATAACATTGCTTCACGTGCTGAAACTGCCCTTGATTATCGGGATATATTATCCGTCAGAAGCAAAGTGAACCGTCATAATGTCACGGATGCAATTGGTCAGTCCGTTGCCCACACGGCGCTTAATCTTAATGCCGGAGCAATCATCACCCCTACCGAAAGTGGCCATACGGCAAGGATGATTTCTAAATACCGCCCTAAAGCACCGATCATTGCCGTTACCTCCAATGATCATGTTTCAAGACGGCTTGCACTGGCTTGGGGAGTCTACCCGCAGATCGGTCCTGAAGCGACGACTACTGATGAGATGCTCCAAACTGCTATTGATGAAAGCTTGCATTCCGGCTTAGTGTCCCATGGGGATTTAGTCGTCATAACAGCCGGTGTGCCAGTTGGTGAAACAGGTACGACTAACTTGATGAAAATTCATGTGTTAGGGGAGGTTCTTTTGAAGGCTCAAGGAATCGGCAGGAAATCAGCAAAAGGTGAAGTGGTTGTAGCTAAGAATGCCAAGGAAGCTTTGGAAAAAGTGACGGAAGGCTCTGTACTTGTTACAATTGGTTCTGATCGCGATATGATGCCAGCGATTGAAAAGTGTGCAGCATTGATAACGGAAGAAGGCGGTTTGACAAGCCATGCAGCTGTTGTAGGGGTTACATTGGGCATTCCGGTCATCGTTGGGGCGGAAAACGCGACCAAAGTTTTCACGGATGGGCAAAGAATAACGGTCGATGCAGGTCGTGGAGTCATTTATGATGGACATGCCAACGTTTTGTAA
- the pfkA gene encoding 6-phosphofructokinase, translating to MKRIGVLTSGGDSPGMNAAVRAVVRKAIFHEMEVFGIYYGYQGLINGNIRKLELGSVGDIIHRGGTMLHTARCPEFKTEEGQLKAIEQLNKLGIEGIVIIGGDGSYRGAKALTERGFPCIGVPGTIDNDIPGTDFTIGFDTALNTVIDAIDKIRDTATSHERTYVVEVMGRNAGDIALWAGLAGGAETILCPECEYDMEDLIGKLNRGHDRGKKHSIIIVAEGVGSAVDISRKIEAKAGFETRVTVLGHVQRGGSPSANDRVLASRLGAKAVELLLEGKGGRAVGIEQNRLVDYDIIEALAKPHTIDKKMYDLSSELSI from the coding sequence ATGAAAAGAATTGGTGTATTGACTAGTGGAGGAGATTCTCCAGGCATGAATGCGGCAGTCCGGGCGGTTGTCCGTAAAGCAATTTTTCATGAAATGGAGGTCTTCGGGATTTATTATGGATATCAGGGCCTTATAAATGGGAATATAAGGAAACTTGAGCTTGGGTCGGTCGGGGATATCATTCATCGAGGCGGCACAATGTTACATACGGCTCGCTGTCCGGAATTTAAGACAGAGGAAGGCCAGCTGAAAGCGATTGAACAACTGAATAAACTTGGCATCGAGGGCATTGTCATAATAGGTGGCGATGGTTCTTACCGTGGAGCGAAAGCTTTGACTGAAAGGGGCTTCCCTTGTATCGGAGTTCCTGGAACGATTGATAATGACATACCGGGTACTGACTTTACGATTGGTTTCGATACAGCCCTGAATACAGTAATCGACGCAATCGATAAGATTCGGGATACGGCAACTTCTCATGAAAGGACCTATGTGGTCGAAGTAATGGGAAGAAATGCCGGCGATATCGCGCTTTGGGCCGGCCTGGCTGGCGGAGCGGAAACGATCCTTTGTCCTGAATGCGAATATGATATGGAAGATCTGATTGGGAAGCTGAACCGCGGACATGACCGTGGGAAAAAGCATAGTATCATCATTGTAGCTGAAGGTGTTGGAAGTGCCGTTGATATTTCGAGGAAAATTGAGGCGAAAGCAGGATTTGAAACCCGTGTAACGGTTCTCGGCCATGTCCAGCGCGGAGGATCTCCTTCGGCAAATGACCGTGTATTGGCAAGCCGGCTTGGAGCCAAAGCTGTTGAATTGCTTCTTGAAGGCAAAGGGGGCAGGGCTGTTGGAATAGAACAAAATCGGCTAGTTGATTATGATATCATCGAAGCCCTTGCTAAACCGCATACAATTGACAAGAAAATGTATGATTTATCCTCTGAGTTATCCATTTAA
- the accA gene encoding acetyl-CoA carboxylase carboxyl transferase subunit alpha: MIYELEFERPVTDLRNKIKELKAITKDADVDLTVEIETLEKRLEKLEVDIYNHLKPWDRVQIARHPARPTTLDYIPRLFNDFIEFHGDRYYGDDEAIVAGIAEFDGLAVTVIGHQRGKDTKENIRRNFGMPHPEGYRKALRLMKQAEKFNRPIICFIDTKGAFPGKAAEERGQSEAIAKNLFEMAGLKVPVISIVIGEGGSGGALALGVGDRIFMLENSTYSVISPEGAAALLWKDASQAKRAAESMQITAPDLNRLGVIDEIIPEVRGGAHRDANLQAEAIKEILKRSFNELLPLNSDDLINQRYMKFKKIGEYEFEKQSEGKPKEVEQHS; the protein is encoded by the coding sequence ATGATTTACGAATTAGAGTTCGAGCGTCCCGTTACGGACCTGAGAAATAAGATTAAAGAGCTAAAGGCGATTACGAAGGATGCTGACGTAGACCTTACAGTAGAAATCGAAACGTTGGAAAAGCGTCTAGAGAAGCTGGAAGTGGATATTTATAACCATTTAAAACCGTGGGATCGCGTTCAGATTGCCCGTCATCCAGCCCGTCCGACGACGCTTGATTACATTCCGAGATTATTCAATGACTTCATAGAGTTTCATGGAGATCGTTATTATGGGGATGATGAAGCGATTGTGGCTGGAATCGCAGAGTTTGATGGACTTGCCGTGACTGTCATTGGACATCAAAGAGGTAAGGATACGAAGGAAAACATCCGCCGTAACTTTGGCATGCCCCATCCGGAAGGCTATCGAAAAGCTTTGCGTCTGATGAAACAGGCGGAAAAATTCAATCGTCCGATTATTTGTTTCATTGATACGAAGGGAGCTTTCCCGGGCAAAGCTGCTGAAGAGCGCGGACAAAGTGAAGCCATTGCGAAAAACCTTTTTGAAATGGCAGGGCTTAAGGTGCCGGTCATCAGCATTGTCATTGGTGAAGGTGGAAGCGGCGGTGCATTGGCACTTGGTGTTGGAGACCGAATTTTCATGCTTGAGAATTCAACATATTCGGTAATTTCTCCTGAAGGGGCTGCGGCATTGCTGTGGAAGGATGCTTCTCAGGCTAAGAGGGCTGCTGAATCGATGCAAATCACTGCTCCCGACTTAAACCGTTTAGGAGTCATCGATGAGATCATTCCTGAAGTGAGAGGCGGCGCCCACCGGGATGCAAATTTACAGGCAGAAGCCATCAAGGAAATCCTGAAGCGTTCATTCAATGAACTTCTGCCATTGAATAGTGATGACCTTATTAACCAGCGTTACATGAAATTCAAGAAAATCGGTGAATATGAATTTGAAAAACAATCTGAGGGGAAACCTAAGGAAGTTGAACAGCATTCATAA